The window CCATTACATGATTCATCAATTACATAGGCTTTTATTGGCTCTATAAGTATCCTACCTTGACTTATAAGTCTAAGAGTTCTCCCAGCAGCTGCACTGGCTTGAGCCACACTATCAGCTATATCCTTAGGTCCCTGTGCACATCCACATATGAAAACCCCCTCCCTAAGCGTATCCACAGGCCTATACTTTGGGTGAGCTTCAAGTAGGAATCCATCTGGACCTATATTCAACTTAAGCTTCTTAGCTAAATCCTCAGTTCCACGTGATGGAACTAAACCCACAGATAAAACCACAAGATCAAATTCATCTTCAATAAATCTTCCAGTCAATGTATCTTCAGCCCTAACTATAAGCCTACCACTCACGGGATCCTCAATGACTTCACTAACCTTCCCCCTAACGAATTTAACCCCTAAATCCTGTGCCCTCATATAGTATTCCTCAAACCCCTTACCATAAGCTCTAATATCAATGTAGAATAAGGTTATATCCCTAGTTACATCTTGCCTCTTCAACGTCATAGCCTGCTTAATAGTGTACATGCAGCAAACCCTCGAACATCCAGGTCTACCAATCTGCTCATCCCTAGAACCCACGCAATGTATGAATGCAATCTTCCGGGCAATTTGACCATCAGATAACCTAATAACCTTACCACCAGTTGGACCTACTGGCATAACCATCCTCTCCAATTGTGGCGCTATTATAACATTCTTGTATACTCCATAACCATACTGTTTAAGTTTAGTTGCATCGAAGGGCTCATAGCCAGTGGCAACTATTATTGCATCCACAACAATATCCAATATCCTCTCCTTATCATCGAAGTTTATAGCCTTCTGTGGGCAAACCCTCTCACAAACCCTACATATCCCCTTAGTTAAGTATAGGCAAGATTTTGGGTCTATGAGATACTTGTATGGAACAGCCATTTCATGTGGAACGTATATTGCCCTCCTACTTCTAAGACCATAATTGAATTCATCTGGTGCAGATGCAGGGCATTTTGATGCACATATCCCACAAGCAACACATTTACTCATATCAACATATCTTGGTTTAACCTTAACCTTAACGTGGAAATCACCCACACTCCCACTAACATCCTCAACTTCACTGTAAGTCAGTAATGTAATGTTTGGATGATTATAGACTGCAGCCATTTTTGGTGAGAGTATACAGAGGGAGCAATCGTCAGTTGGGAATGTGTAGCTTAACTGAGCCATCCTACCCCCAATTGTGGGTTCCCTCTCAACCAAGTAAACTTTACAACCGGAATCAGCCAAGTCCAATGCAGCCTGAATCCCAGCTATGCCAGCACCAATAACCATAACCCTATTCCCAACCTTAACCTCCCTCGCCTCTAGAGGTTCATTAAGCTTAACTTTACCAATAGCAGCCATTATCTGATCAATAGCTCTTCTAGTAGCCCCATCTGGATCGTTGGAGTGAACCCATGAATCCTGCTCCCTAATATTAACCATCTCAAACAAGTATGGGTTTAAACCAGAATCCTCGAGGAGCTTCATGAATGTTGGACCATGAAATTTTGGGGAGCAAGCTGCAATGATAACCCTATTCAAATTATATCGTTTAATATCCTCCCTAATCTCCCTCTGACCAGCTTCAGAACATACATGCTCATTATCCCTAACTAGAACAACACCATCAACACCGCTAATAGCCTTCAAAACCTCACTTATCTTAACGACATTGGATATATTTCCACCACAATGACAAACATAGACGCCAATCCTAACATCATTAGCCATGATCCCGCCACCAGCATAGCAAGGGGAAACCTACTTAAACCAATATTCAACAATACAATTTATAAGTTTTGGTTGGGTAATATGGAAAACATTATCTATAGGCATGAATCATAATGAAGTGTG is drawn from Candidatus Methanomethylicota archaeon and contains these coding sequences:
- a CDS encoding hydrogenase iron-sulfur subunit, which translates into the protein MANDVRIGVYVCHCGGNISNVVKISEVLKAISGVDGVVLVRDNEHVCSEAGQREIREDIKRYNLNRVIIAACSPKFHGPTFMKLLEDSGLNPYLFEMVNIREQDSWVHSNDPDGATRRAIDQIMAAIGKVKLNEPLEAREVKVGNRVMVIGAGIAGIQAALDLADSGCKVYLVEREPTIGGRMAQLSYTFPTDDCSLCILSPKMAAVYNHPNITLLTYSEVEDVSGSVGDFHVKVKVKPRYVDMSKCVACGICASKCPASAPDEFNYGLRSRRAIYVPHEMAVPYKYLIDPKSCLYLTKGICRVCERVCPQKAINFDDKERILDIVVDAIIVATGYEPFDATKLKQYGYGVYKNVIIAPQLERMVMPVGPTGGKVIRLSDGQIARKIAFIHCVGSRDEQIGRPGCSRVCCMYTIKQAMTLKRQDVTRDITLFYIDIRAYGKGFEEYYMRAQDLGVKFVRGKVSEVIEDPVSGRLIVRAEDTLTGRFIEDEFDLVVLSVGLVPSRGTEDLAKKLKLNIGPDGFLLEAHPKYRPVDTLREGVFICGCAQGPKDIADSVAQASAAAGRTLRLISQGRILIEPIKAYVIDESCNGCGICVDKCPLGAISMVDGKAHISEALCVGCGSCIPYCPRGAIELKHYSEKQILSQIEGALKSKRDGEIRVIAFFDDSCTYRAADLAGTSRLTYDSRVRVITVPSASRLTPKIILSAFKYGADGVFIGDCLEGASPYHPKVLDVINDVIREARSQMRKYRIDARRLKFDTIAVDMAERLVKDLGDLISIVEKLGPLSVEDRGRIKV